One window of the Camelus ferus isolate YT-003-E chromosome 36, BCGSAC_Cfer_1.0, whole genome shotgun sequence genome contains the following:
- the C36H2orf49 gene encoding LOW QUALITY PROTEIN: ashwin (The sequence of the model RefSeq protein was modified relative to this genomic sequence to represent the inferred CDS: deleted 1 base in 1 codon), which yields MAGDVAGRGCADSELLLHPELLSQEFLLLTLEQKNIAVENDVRVNKDSLTDLYVQHAIPLPRRDLPKNRWGKMMEKKREQHETKNETKRSGTVDGLRKRALVMLEGSSTSASIKVRRTEDTDSGRPRPPPPARAPSSAFRKLSDSSASVSPLILSSNLPTNNKLEHNNNDTKQNHDLTHRKSPPGPVKSPPLSPVGTTPVKLKRAAAPREDAEAANSLKPPEAKRKIQHVTWP from the exons ATGGCGGGGGATGTGGCGGGCCGCGGCTGCGCGGATTCGGAGCTCCTGCTGCACCCGGAGCTGCTGTCCCAGGAGTTCCTTCTCCTCACCCTGGAGCAG AAGAACATAGCTGTTGAAAATGACGTGAGAGTAAACAAAGACAGCCTTACTGATCTTTACGTTCAGCACGCGATACCACTGCCTCGGAGAGATCTGCCAAAGAACAGATGGGGgaaaatgatggaaaagaaaagggaacaacATGAGACAAAAAATGAGACTAAAAG GAGTGGCACCGTCGATGGTCTACGAAAGAGAGCCCTTGTCATGCTTGAGGGAAGCTCCACGAGCGCGAGCATCAAGGTGAGGAGGACGGAGGACACGGACAGCGGCCGGCCCAGGCCCCCGCCACCGGCACGTGCCCCCAGCAGTGCCTTTCGGAAATTGTCAGATTCCTCTGCAAGTGTTTCACCCCTAATTTTGTCTTCCAATTTGCCTACGAACAATAAG CTGGAACACAATAATAATGACACTAAGCAGAACCATGACTTAACGCATAGGAAAAGCCCTCCGGGGCCCGTGAAGTCGCCACCTTTGTCGCCCGTTGGAACGACCCCGGTGAAGTTAAAGCGAGCAGCTGCCCCTCGGGAGGATGCTGAGGCCGCG AATAGCCTGAAGCCCCCAGAAGCAAAGAGGAAGATACAGCACGTTACGTGGCCATGA